A window of Pantanalinema sp. contains these coding sequences:
- a CDS encoding NAD(P) transhydrogenase subunit alpha, whose product MDHTVTNLIIFVLAIYVGYHVVWSVTPALHTPLMAVTNAISAIIIVGAMLAVGLTKGPVGMGMGTLAVTLAAVNVFGGFLVTRRMLEMFKKKERRDVGAVAKEGGHA is encoded by the coding sequence ATGGACCACACCGTAACGAACCTCATCATCTTCGTGCTCGCGATCTACGTGGGCTACCACGTCGTCTGGAGCGTCACGCCCGCGCTGCACACGCCGCTGATGGCCGTGACCAACGCGATCTCGGCCATCATCATCGTCGGCGCGATGCTCGCCGTCGGCCTGACCAAGGGGCCCGTCGGAATGGGAATGGGCACCCTCGCGGTGACCCTCGCCGCCGTCAACGTGTTCGGCGGCTTCCTCGTCACGCGCCGGATGCTCGAGATGTTCAAGAAGAAGGAACGGCGCGACGTCGGCGCGGTCGCCAAGGAGGGTGGCCACGCATGA
- a CDS encoding NAD(P)(+) transhydrogenase (Re/Si-specific) subunit beta, with amino-acid sequence MSMNLVTLLYLVASVCFIQALKGLSHPTTARRGNVFGMTGMAIAMLTTFALMFNQHGAATVSGLGLGLLAVALLVGGGAGALLAKRVEMTKMPELVAAMHSLIGLAAVCIAIAVVAEPWAFGITAEGLPIPVGNRIELAIGTLVGAVTFSGSVIAFGKLSGKYKFRLFQGSPVVFKGQHQLNLALAVLMLGLGAAFVATQAWAPFLAMAAIALALGVLIIIPIGGADMPVIVSMLNSYSGWAAAGIGFSLNNAMLIISGALVGSSGAILSYIMCKAMNRSFLNVLLGGFGSDSGAAVAAGAQVQRPVKSGSAEDAAFLMSNAETVVIVPGYGLAVARAQHALKELAEKLTHLGVDVKYAIHPVAGRMPGHMNVLLAEAEVPYDKVYEMEDINSEFGQVDVVLVVGANDVVNPAAKTDPKSPIAGMPILEAYKAKSIIVNKRSMASGYAGLDNELFYLDKTMMVFGDAKKVIEDLVKAVEG; translated from the coding sequence ATGAGCATGAACCTCGTCACGCTGCTCTACCTGGTCGCCTCGGTCTGCTTCATCCAGGCCCTGAAGGGCCTGTCGCACCCCACGACCGCACGCCGGGGCAACGTCTTCGGCATGACGGGCATGGCGATCGCCATGCTCACCACCTTCGCCCTGATGTTCAACCAGCACGGGGCAGCCACGGTTTCCGGCCTCGGCCTGGGGCTGCTGGCCGTCGCGCTCCTCGTGGGCGGCGGCGCCGGCGCCTTGCTCGCGAAGCGCGTCGAGATGACCAAGATGCCCGAGCTGGTGGCGGCCATGCACTCGCTCATCGGTCTGGCCGCCGTCTGCATCGCGATCGCCGTCGTCGCCGAGCCGTGGGCCTTCGGCATCACCGCAGAGGGTCTGCCCATTCCCGTCGGCAACCGCATCGAGCTTGCGATCGGCACCCTGGTCGGCGCCGTGACCTTCTCCGGCTCGGTGATCGCCTTCGGCAAGCTCTCCGGGAAGTACAAGTTCCGGCTGTTTCAAGGCTCGCCGGTCGTCTTCAAGGGCCAGCATCAGCTGAACCTGGCGCTTGCGGTGTTGATGCTCGGCCTGGGCGCGGCCTTCGTCGCGACCCAGGCATGGGCGCCGTTCCTGGCGATGGCGGCGATCGCCCTCGCCCTGGGCGTGCTCATCATCATCCCCATCGGCGGCGCCGACATGCCCGTCATCGTCTCGATGCTCAACAGCTATTCGGGCTGGGCCGCGGCCGGTATCGGCTTCTCGCTCAACAACGCCATGCTCATCATCTCGGGCGCCCTGGTCGGCTCGTCCGGCGCCATCCTTTCCTACATCATGTGCAAGGCGATGAACCGCTCGTTCCTGAACGTGCTCCTGGGGGGCTTCGGATCCGATTCCGGCGCGGCCGTCGCCGCGGGCGCGCAGGTCCAGCGCCCCGTCAAGTCCGGTTCGGCCGAGGATGCCGCCTTCCTGATGAGCAATGCCGAGACGGTCGTCATCGTGCCGGGCTACGGTCTGGCCGTCGCCCGTGCTCAGCACGCCCTCAAGGAGCTCGCCGAGAAGCTCACGCACCTCGGCGTCGACGTCAAGTACGCCATCCACCCGGTGGCAGGCCGCATGCCGGGGCACATGAACGTGCTGCTGGCGGAAGCCGAAGTGCCCTACGACAAGGTCTACGAGATGGAGGACATCAACAGCGAGTTCGGTCAGGTCGACGTCGTGCTCGTCGTCGGCGCGAACGACGTCGTCAATCCCGCCGCCAAGACCGACCCGAAGTCCCCCATCGCGGGAATGCCCATCCTCGAGGCCTACAAGGCCAAGTCCATCATCGTCAACAAGCGCTCGATGGCCTCTGGCTATGCCGGCCTCGACAACGAGCTGTTCTACCTCGACAAGACCATGATGGTCTTCGGGGATGCGAAAAAGGTGATCGAGGATCTGGTGAAGGCCGTCGAGGGCTGA
- a CDS encoding M23 family metallopeptidase translates to MPFHSGVVVLCQQGNKSPSGQTHSYPNALHAVDFSNVSADAQEIVAAAEGTILETFTDARKGDLQAGDGWGNYVKIGHGHGYYTVYAHLDRVRVNPGARVRQGDAIGRMGDTGAAGNPHLHFSLHHDSHPGPGVGRSVPFRILTADLNQSNAFSAMASEKIMGHGRGYSIDAGHLYASENDGGPTKSGVPEEALGKRIKQSHQGLLSSLSKP, encoded by the coding sequence ATGCCCTTTCATTCCGGCGTCGTCGTGCTGTGTCAGCAGGGGAACAAATCCCCCAGTGGCCAAACCCACAGCTATCCGAATGCGCTGCATGCCGTCGACTTTTCGAACGTTTCTGCAGACGCACAAGAGATCGTAGCTGCCGCTGAGGGAACCATCCTCGAAACGTTCACCGATGCCAGGAAGGGCGATCTACAAGCGGGTGACGGCTGGGGGAATTATGTCAAGATAGGCCATGGGCACGGGTATTACACAGTCTACGCCCATTTAGACCGAGTACGCGTCAATCCGGGCGCGCGCGTCCGCCAAGGCGATGCAATCGGTCGAATGGGGGACACAGGTGCCGCCGGCAACCCCCATCTTCACTTCAGCCTGCACCATGACTCACATCCAGGTCCTGGAGTAGGAAGAAGCGTTCCCTTCAGGATCCTGACGGCCGATCTCAATCAATCGAATGCCTTCTCTGCGATGGCGAGCGAAAAAATCATGGGACACGGGCGAGGGTATTCGATCGATGCCGGCCACCTTTACGCCTCGGAGAACGATGGTGGCCCCACCAAGTCGGGGGTGCCCGAAGAGGCCCTGGGAAAGCGCATCAAACAATCACACCAAGGCCTCTTGTCTTCCCTCAGCAAGCCTTAG
- a CDS encoding nucleotidyltransferase domain-containing protein: MSPRITIDQDQLAAFCLRNHIRRLALFGSVLRPDFRPDSAVDVLVENEAGTPIGLFEMARMERDLSEMLGRKVDLRTLEELSRYFRQEVLDAAEVQFAQGG, encoded by the coding sequence ATGAGTCCGAGGATCACCATCGACCAAGACCAACTTGCGGCATTTTGTCTACGGAACCACATTCGAAGACTTGCGTTGTTCGGCTCGGTATTGCGTCCCGATTTCCGGCCTGACAGCGCCGTCGACGTGCTCGTTGAAAATGAGGCGGGCACGCCGATCGGCCTGTTTGAAATGGCTCGGATGGAACGCGACCTGTCGGAGATGTTGGGCCGCAAGGTCGACCTTCGCACCCTCGAGGAGCTGAGCCGCTACTTCCGACAAGAAGTCTTGGATGCCGCCGAGGTGCAGTTTGCTCAAGGCGGATGA
- a CDS encoding Vat family streptogramin A O-acetyltransferase, with protein MYGPSPDCKHPMEGFPQVCFIKNTVTNPNILIGAYTYYDDPVDSENFERNVLYHFPFIGDKLIIGKFCALATGVKFIMNGANHKLSGISTYPFQIFGNGWEKVMPELQDLPFKGDTIVGNDVWIGYEALIMPGVTIGDGAIIASKSVVVGNVPPYTVVGGNPAKVIKQRFSDEIIAALLELKWWDWPVERITRSLESITSGDIEALRRCQV; from the coding sequence GTGTACGGACCTAGCCCAGATTGCAAGCATCCCATGGAGGGGTTTCCTCAGGTCTGCTTCATCAAGAACACGGTAACCAACCCCAACATCCTCATCGGCGCCTACACCTATTACGATGACCCGGTGGATTCTGAGAACTTCGAGCGAAATGTCCTTTATCACTTCCCGTTTATCGGGGACAAGCTGATTATCGGGAAGTTCTGCGCCTTGGCCACCGGCGTGAAGTTCATCATGAATGGGGCGAACCACAAACTGTCCGGAATCTCGACCTATCCGTTCCAGATCTTTGGTAACGGGTGGGAAAAGGTCATGCCCGAGCTTCAAGATCTGCCTTTCAAAGGGGACACGATCGTCGGAAATGACGTCTGGATTGGATACGAGGCACTGATCATGCCGGGGGTGACGATCGGCGACGGAGCGATTATCGCGTCGAAATCCGTCGTCGTTGGCAACGTCCCTCCCTATACCGTGGTGGGGGGTAACCCGGCCAAAGTGATCAAACAGCGGTTCTCAGACGAGATCATCGCGGCGCTCCTCGAGTTGAAATGGTGGGACTGGCCGGTCGAGCGGATTACCCGGAGTCTCGAGTCGATCACCTCCGGCGATATAGAGGCTCTCCGGCGCTGCCAAGTCTGA
- a CDS encoding LLM class flavin-dependent oxidoreductase yields the protein MIPISILDLAPVVQGGSVAQSLNNSLDLAQHAERWGYHRFWVAEHHNFPGVASAATSVVIGYLAGGTSTLRIGAGGIMLPNHAPLVVAEQFGTLATLYPDRIDLGLGRAPGTDLHTARALRRTLNGGSEEFPQDLLELQSYFRPAVPGQLIQAVPGAGTSVPLWLLGSSLFSARLAANLGLPFAFASHFAPDYLTAALKVYRAEFQPSEALAKPHVMVAANVFAADTDAEAWRISTSVQQMFAALRHGRPGLLQPPLDGPIVPLEVRAQALANGPLAVSVIGTAQTVRDGLKALIDKTGADELIVAAQIFDHAARLRSYELLAQAMGRATAEK from the coding sequence ATGATTCCCATTTCAATTCTCGATCTGGCGCCCGTCGTGCAGGGCGGATCCGTGGCGCAATCGCTGAACAACTCGCTCGACCTGGCGCAGCATGCCGAGCGCTGGGGTTACCACCGCTTCTGGGTCGCCGAGCACCATAACTTCCCAGGCGTCGCGAGCGCGGCCACTTCGGTCGTGATCGGCTACCTCGCGGGCGGCACCTCCACGCTGCGCATCGGGGCGGGCGGCATCATGCTCCCCAACCACGCCCCGCTGGTCGTTGCCGAGCAGTTCGGCACGCTGGCGACCCTGTACCCCGACCGCATCGACCTAGGCCTGGGGCGCGCCCCAGGCACCGACCTGCACACGGCCCGGGCCCTGCGCCGGACCCTCAATGGCGGCTCCGAGGAGTTCCCCCAGGACCTGCTGGAGCTCCAGAGCTACTTCCGGCCCGCCGTGCCGGGCCAGCTGATCCAGGCCGTCCCGGGCGCGGGCACGAGCGTTCCCCTCTGGCTGCTGGGCTCCAGCTTGTTCAGCGCGCGCCTGGCCGCCAACCTCGGGCTGCCCTTCGCGTTCGCCTCGCACTTCGCCCCGGACTACCTCACGGCCGCACTGAAGGTGTACCGCGCCGAGTTTCAGCCCTCCGAGGCGCTGGCCAAGCCCCACGTCATGGTCGCAGCGAACGTCTTCGCAGCCGACACCGACGCGGAGGCCTGGAGAATCTCCACATCGGTCCAGCAGATGTTCGCGGCGCTGCGCCACGGCCGTCCCGGTCTGCTGCAACCTCCCCTGGATGGCCCGATCGTGCCGCTGGAGGTCCGGGCACAGGCCCTGGCCAACGGCCCCTTGGCCGTCTCGGTCATCGGGACGGCGCAGACGGTGCGCGACGGCCTGAAGGCGCTCATCGACAAAACGGGTGCCGACGAGCTGATCGTGGCAGCGCAGATCTTCGACCATGCGGCGCGCCTGCGGTCCTACGAGCTCCTCGCGCAAGCAATGGGTCGGGCTACCGCCGAGAAATAA
- a CDS encoding DMT family transporter, whose amino-acid sequence MVLGFFSALVAGLLVGVQNVFNSKVNEHVSSWATTAWVLGLGALASLALGLFMEGASMFTLRSMQPWYWGSGLLGIGVIIGLVQSISRLGPTYAVSIVLASQLGFAVLWDAQGWLGVNQTPLSFKRLLGVLIIIGGVIVFKFGGGRKAATAPEPAVAP is encoded by the coding sequence ATGGTGTTGGGCTTCTTTTCGGCACTCGTCGCCGGTTTGCTTGTCGGGGTGCAGAATGTCTTCAACAGCAAGGTGAACGAGCACGTCAGCTCTTGGGCCACCACCGCCTGGGTCTTGGGGCTGGGGGCCCTGGCATCGCTGGCGCTCGGGCTGTTCATGGAGGGAGCCTCCATGTTCACCCTGCGGTCCATGCAGCCCTGGTATTGGGGGAGCGGACTACTCGGCATCGGAGTGATCATCGGCCTGGTGCAGAGCATCAGCCGCCTGGGGCCCACGTATGCCGTCTCGATCGTGCTGGCCTCCCAGCTCGGGTTCGCGGTCCTCTGGGATGCGCAGGGTTGGCTGGGGGTGAACCAAACCCCGCTTTCGTTCAAGCGGCTGCTCGGGGTCCTGATCATCATCGGTGGCGTGATCGTGTTCAAGTTCGGCGGCGGGCGCAAGGCCGCGACGGCACCCGAGCCTGCAGTCGCCCCCTGA
- a CDS encoding DMT family transporter, giving the protein MRGILFALLGGACLMLQNVANARISRDIGTWQTATLTQLTGFLAAVAIAIALRSGGWRPFRRVKPLYLTGGALGAVIVFSSVTAVQQIGVTMMVAVLLIAQLSMTVLVDRNGWFGVAKQALRLPQFVGIALMIAGVLILQS; this is encoded by the coding sequence ATGCGAGGAATCTTGTTTGCGCTGTTGGGCGGCGCTTGCCTCATGCTTCAAAACGTGGCCAACGCGCGGATCAGCCGCGACATCGGAACCTGGCAAACCGCGACGTTGACGCAGCTGACCGGCTTCCTCGCGGCCGTGGCGATCGCGATCGCCCTGCGCTCAGGCGGATGGCGGCCGTTCAGGCGAGTGAAGCCGCTGTATTTGACGGGCGGTGCCCTGGGAGCCGTGATCGTTTTCAGCAGCGTCACGGCGGTTCAGCAGATCGGAGTGACCATGATGGTGGCGGTGCTGCTGATCGCCCAGCTGAGCATGACGGTCCTGGTCGATCGCAACGGTTGGTTCGGCGTGGCGAAACAGGCGCTACGCCTGCCGCAGTTCGTCGGCATCGCCCTGATGATCGCCGGCGTGCTGATCCTGCAGTCTTGA
- a CDS encoding cupin domain-containing protein: MNIKNLLADLPAPAGDEVFEPLVQQADLLLERIVSTGQATPAGDWLEQERHEWVMVVSGRAALRFEGTEAQQVLEPGDYLLIPAGCRHRVEWTDANQPTTWLALHFR, encoded by the coding sequence GTGAACATCAAGAACCTGCTTGCCGATCTGCCCGCACCGGCCGGTGACGAGGTCTTCGAGCCGCTGGTCCAGCAGGCGGACCTCCTCCTGGAGCGCATCGTTTCCACTGGCCAAGCGACTCCGGCCGGCGACTGGCTTGAACAAGAGCGGCACGAATGGGTCATGGTGGTTTCGGGCCGCGCGGCCCTGCGCTTCGAGGGAACCGAGGCGCAGCAGGTGCTCGAACCCGGTGACTACCTGCTTATTCCCGCGGGCTGTCGCCATCGCGTGGAGTGGACGGATGCCAACCAGCCCACCACGTGGCTGGCCCTTCATTTCCGCTGA
- a CDS encoding DUF3370 family protein: MRIHALPGGLDDVPVFNSNSPELIQQAGITLSGLPPSSPDATGVFMDHAFEGRFSVFSHHLADVSAGSTQVLHLALVAHNHTARTVTVRQQRGASRLTRPEAPFKALESLLDDPTGTIYAGPGDRVASELLHDLASQDSRTVGPGASTLIATWALSPDVAAGRNERSTLLHLESDGPVYLTEVALLAPPNQVPDLGMVQAAIDTKLLAGPRDPAPTAYDPDRPPTGGSFRYGRVGGISQGDRWTGTLFGPGGPALPAPGERVGFPIASVILNHLGTGQVQSAPMRKRYPDTAYQAHGNYGVTYDLTLPLDNPDDAVRTFTLGLSSPLKLQEGATLSFASPAGRRIHFRGQVRLTWQDEKGVAQTRYRHLVLHDGEDLPPFETITVPGRSRLEAHLTLIYPADCTPPQMLTVGRS, translated from the coding sequence TTGCGCATCCACGCCCTTCCAGGCGGTCTGGATGACGTGCCGGTCTTCAACAGCAACAGCCCTGAGTTGATCCAGCAGGCGGGCATCACCCTCTCCGGCTTGCCGCCAAGTAGCCCCGATGCCACCGGCGTCTTCATGGACCATGCCTTCGAGGGCAGGTTCAGCGTCTTCTCGCACCACCTCGCCGACGTTTCCGCTGGCAGCACGCAGGTCCTGCATCTGGCGCTGGTCGCCCACAACCACACGGCCCGCACGGTGACGGTACGCCAGCAACGCGGCGCGAGCCGTCTCACGCGACCGGAGGCGCCGTTCAAGGCGCTCGAGTCCCTGCTGGACGATCCGACGGGCACCATCTACGCAGGGCCGGGCGATCGCGTTGCAAGCGAGCTGCTGCACGACCTGGCGAGCCAGGACAGCCGCACGGTAGGGCCGGGCGCCAGTACCTTGATCGCCACGTGGGCGCTCAGCCCTGACGTCGCGGCCGGGCGCAACGAGCGCTCCACCCTGCTGCACCTGGAAAGCGACGGCCCCGTCTACCTCACCGAGGTTGCCCTCTTGGCGCCGCCGAACCAGGTGCCCGATCTCGGGATGGTGCAAGCGGCCATCGATACCAAGCTCCTCGCAGGCCCCCGGGACCCGGCCCCGACGGCCTACGATCCCGACCGTCCGCCTACGGGCGGATCCTTTCGCTACGGGCGCGTGGGCGGCATCAGCCAGGGCGATCGCTGGACGGGTACCCTTTTTGGGCCGGGAGGGCCGGCCTTGCCCGCTCCAGGCGAGCGCGTGGGCTTCCCCATCGCGAGCGTGATCCTCAACCACCTGGGCACCGGTCAGGTCCAGAGCGCACCGATGCGCAAACGCTACCCGGACACGGCTTACCAGGCTCATGGCAACTACGGGGTAACCTACGACCTCACCCTGCCGCTCGACAACCCCGACGACGCCGTGCGCACCTTCACGCTGGGCCTCTCCAGTCCCCTGAAACTCCAAGAAGGCGCCACGCTCAGCTTCGCATCGCCTGCGGGGCGACGGATCCACTTTCGAGGGCAGGTGCGACTCACTTGGCAGGATGAGAAGGGCGTGGCACAGACCCGGTATCGCCACCTGGTCCTGCATGACGGAGAAGACCTTCCGCCCTTCGAGACGATCACGGTGCCGGGCCGCTCGCGCCTCGAGGCGCACCTGACCCTCATCTATCCAGCGGACTGCACCCCGCCACAGATGCTCACGGTCGGGCGCTCTTGA
- a CDS encoding multicopper oxidase domain-containing protein: protein MSAKNHVALSLLTALALTGLPLPAGAEPAPVYGAPAAKITNQTNKGAFFKGDVLTKLPELKPVPDTKVHEVWLDLSHKLVDIDKGVKFEGWTFGDSVPGPTVHVRQGDRVIFHMSNRSNETTKVTFPMPHSIDFHAAMVNPIDKYQTINPGQTISFEWTANYPGIFMYHCGTPMLLHHMCMGMYGAVVVDPTGGYPDKVDREYVLVQSEFYTQVQDPKRPKVLSANITAAQNKQPTYVTFNGKVARHVQEPLKAKPGERVRLYVLNVGPCDTSSFHVVGTIMDKVYLDGNPNNLLRGLQTVLLGSSSGAVVELQIPEAGRYPFVDHEFADASKGAIGIIDATDGKAPQGAAE, encoded by the coding sequence ATGTCTGCCAAGAACCATGTCGCGCTTTCCCTGCTGACCGCCCTCGCCCTCACGGGCCTCCCCCTTCCTGCCGGCGCGGAGCCCGCTCCGGTCTACGGGGCCCCCGCCGCCAAGATCACCAATCAAACGAACAAGGGGGCCTTCTTCAAGGGCGACGTGCTTACCAAGCTGCCCGAGCTCAAGCCGGTGCCGGACACCAAGGTCCATGAGGTGTGGCTGGATCTCAGTCACAAGCTGGTCGACATCGACAAGGGGGTGAAGTTCGAGGGCTGGACCTTCGGGGACTCGGTCCCCGGGCCGACCGTTCACGTCCGGCAGGGCGATCGGGTCATCTTCCACATGAGCAATCGCAGCAACGAGACCACCAAGGTGACCTTCCCGATGCCTCACTCCATCGACTTCCACGCGGCGATGGTCAACCCGATCGACAAGTACCAGACCATCAACCCGGGCCAGACCATCTCCTTCGAGTGGACGGCCAACTACCCCGGTATCTTCATGTACCACTGCGGCACTCCGATGCTGCTGCATCACATGTGCATGGGCATGTACGGTGCGGTCGTGGTGGATCCCACGGGCGGCTATCCCGACAAGGTCGATCGCGAGTACGTCCTGGTGCAGTCGGAATTCTACACCCAGGTCCAGGATCCCAAGCGCCCCAAGGTTCTGAGCGCAAACATCACGGCGGCCCAGAACAAGCAGCCCACCTACGTTACCTTCAACGGGAAGGTGGCTCGACACGTCCAGGAGCCCCTCAAGGCCAAGCCCGGCGAGCGGGTCCGGCTCTACGTCCTGAACGTCGGTCCCTGTGACACGTCGAGCTTCCATGTGGTCGGCACGATCATGGACAAGGTCTACCTCGATGGGAACCCCAACAACCTCTTGCGCGGCCTACAGACGGTGCTTCTGGGCTCGTCGAGCGGCGCCGTGGTCGAGCTGCAGATCCCCGAAGCCGGTCGTTATCCCTTCGTCGACCACGAGTTCGCCGACGCCTCCAAGGGGGCGATCGGTATCATTGACGCGACCGATGGCAAGGCCCCCCAGGGCGCGGCCGAGTAA
- a CDS encoding PAS domain-containing sensor histidine kinase, translating into MSQAAALGSVLLGVMVLNGWLWHVDLLRGRHPYPGVMLPSTALLFILAGISLWLQIAEPVSRIRRRIARSLAGLLLVAGVAYLGEYVLGWNLGIDLLWFRSELLAIGAPHPGRLAPQTAWNFILTGLALMTLDVRWQDRPSFSEPLAALIAVIPYFAILGFAYRVPLLYRISPFIEIAFYTALAFSLLAMGILLARPDRGWMARYNRETPGGSILRRLLPAAIVAPPLLGWVRFLGEMRGYYGTAEGIALMVFAMTIGTVGLIMASAAQLDRVDAERRSAQEAEQAAAREIHDLYNHAPTGYHSLDRDGTIIRINDTELAWLGYTREEVIGKLRFSDILLPESQQRFARSFPVFRARGHMEDLEYELRRKDGSILPVLISATAVLDANGRYVMSRSTVFDISRRRQAEEALRESQRALEEAQRIAHLGSWSWDIVRDAVTRSDEVCRIFGAKPGSKTLQGALEALLPADRDSVLHAINQSLYHHEPFSLEMRVGHPDGTVRAIHAQAEVEYGDSDLPLRMVGTVQDITELKAAEAEIAKRTAELNQARQLAQLKDHFLSTISHEMKTPLSLISGYAELLEDRYPGDELLAGLQDGTRRLTRQINNLVDYCALLSGSLPLFQAEVNLAELILPFVRGDARESWLGDRPLQIDIDPGTPPVLGDAHRLFQALGELLENARKFTPPTGRIGIRVAPSGDCVRVDVWDTGRGIPEADRQSVWDAFSRRDVKDAMGKGGLGLGLAIVKKIIELHGGRVELQTRVGEGSCFSLFLPALVPGHPAHGQQEHGSGA; encoded by the coding sequence TTGTCTCAAGCCGCTGCTCTCGGCAGCGTGTTGCTGGGAGTCATGGTCCTGAACGGATGGCTTTGGCATGTCGACCTGCTTCGTGGCAGGCACCCCTATCCGGGAGTCATGCTCCCGAGCACCGCCCTCTTGTTCATCCTCGCCGGGATCTCCCTGTGGCTGCAAATTGCCGAGCCCGTATCGCGCATCCGGCGACGCATCGCCCGTTCCCTGGCTGGGCTCCTGCTGGTCGCGGGGGTGGCATACCTGGGCGAGTACGTTCTGGGGTGGAACCTGGGAATCGACCTGCTGTGGTTCCGCTCCGAGCTGCTTGCCATTGGAGCCCCTCACCCCGGTCGTCTTGCGCCGCAAACGGCCTGGAACTTCATTCTGACCGGGCTGGCCCTGATGACGCTCGATGTCCGCTGGCAAGACAGGCCTTCCTTCAGCGAGCCCTTGGCGGCGCTCATCGCGGTCATTCCCTACTTCGCCATCCTTGGCTTTGCCTATCGGGTTCCGCTCCTTTACCGGATCAGTCCCTTCATCGAAATTGCCTTCTACACCGCGCTTGCCTTCAGTCTGCTGGCGATGGGGATCCTGCTGGCCCGACCCGATCGGGGCTGGATGGCCCGCTACAATCGTGAGACTCCCGGTGGCAGCATCCTGCGTCGGCTCCTGCCCGCGGCCATCGTGGCTCCTCCCCTGCTGGGGTGGGTTCGGTTTCTCGGCGAGATGAGAGGTTACTACGGCACCGCCGAGGGGATTGCCCTGATGGTCTTCGCCATGACCATCGGAACGGTCGGGCTGATCATGGCGAGCGCCGCGCAGCTCGATCGGGTCGATGCCGAGCGCCGCTCGGCACAAGAAGCCGAACAAGCGGCGGCAAGGGAAATCCACGACCTCTACAACCATGCGCCCACAGGCTACCACTCGCTGGACCGAGACGGGACGATCATCCGCATCAATGACACCGAGCTGGCGTGGCTCGGCTACACGCGGGAGGAAGTGATCGGCAAGCTCCGCTTCTCGGACATCCTGCTCCCCGAGAGCCAGCAACGTTTTGCGCGGAGTTTTCCCGTCTTTCGGGCGCGGGGCCACATGGAGGATCTGGAGTACGAGTTGCGGCGCAAGGACGGATCCATCCTGCCGGTGCTGATCAGCGCGACGGCTGTCTTGGATGCGAACGGCCGGTACGTGATGAGCCGCTCCACCGTGTTCGACATCAGCCGCCGCAGACAGGCCGAGGAGGCGCTGCGTGAAAGCCAGCGCGCCCTGGAGGAGGCGCAGCGCATCGCCCACCTGGGTAGCTGGAGCTGGGACATCGTCAGGGATGCCGTGACCCGCTCGGACGAAGTGTGCCGGATCTTCGGGGCGAAGCCCGGGAGCAAGACGCTTCAGGGGGCCCTGGAGGCCCTGCTGCCGGCAGACCGTGACAGCGTCCTGCACGCCATCAATCAGAGCCTCTACCACCATGAGCCCTTCAGCCTCGAGATGCGCGTTGGTCACCCGGATGGTACGGTGCGGGCGATCCACGCCCAGGCCGAGGTGGAGTACGGGGACTCCGATCTGCCGCTGCGCATGGTCGGGACGGTGCAGGACATCACGGAGTTGAAGGCCGCCGAGGCCGAAATCGCGAAGCGGACCGCCGAGCTGAATCAGGCCCGGCAGCTGGCCCAGCTCAAGGACCACTTCCTCTCGACCATCTCCCATGAGATGAAGACGCCGCTTTCGTTGATTTCCGGCTATGCGGAGCTGCTCGAGGACAGGTACCCCGGCGACGAACTCCTGGCGGGACTTCAGGACGGGACCCGCCGCCTCACGAGGCAAATCAACAATCTCGTGGACTACTGCGCACTCTTGAGCGGCTCCCTGCCGCTTTTCCAGGCCGAGGTCAATCTTGCCGAGCTCATCTTGCCTTTCGTCAGAGGCGATGCGCGGGAGTCATGGCTGGGCGATCGCCCTCTGCAAATCGACATCGACCCCGGCACCCCGCCAGTCCTGGGGGACGCGCATCGGCTCTTCCAGGCCCTTGGCGAGCTTCTCGAGAATGCCCGGAAATTCACCCCCCCCACGGGTCGCATCGGGATCCGCGTGGCTCCGAGCGGTGATTGCGTGCGGGTTGACGTCTGGGATACGGGTCGGGGAATTCCCGAAGCGGATCGGCAAAGCGTCTGGGATGCCTTTTCTCGGCGTGACGTCAAGGACGCCATGGGTAAAGGCGGGCTGGGCCTGGGGCTTGCGATCGTCAAGAAGATCATCGAGCTGCACGGGGGCAGGGTGGAGCTTCAAACCCGGGTAGGCGAGGGAAGCTGCTTCTCGCTGTTCCTGCCCGCCTTGGTGCCGGGGCACCCGGCACATGGTCAGCAGGAGCATGGATCGGGTGCCTGA